The Vibrio tarriae genome includes a window with the following:
- a CDS encoding NAD(P)H-binding protein yields MKRVVVIGAGWLGLPLAQWLKQQGHTVYATRTTPQAVQTLEDQGIESFVCQLDQPDGLCEALLERQCDTLIGCFPPGFRQGAGEHYAKHWYSLVQQAKQANIQKLVMISSTSVYPDIAKPMNEKDASLALALDNSAFDAKARILLKAEQHVITSGINYTILRCSGLMGPKRHPSRFVSKMAQVSRLAPANMLHLYDAIGIIHFSLEQLPNSIINATTPNTVSKAEFYQAALNAVASELPLPPLGDKEEKRIVCDELLAAGYRFHFTHTLEAVHGYE; encoded by the coding sequence ATGAAAAGAGTTGTCGTGATAGGTGCAGGATGGCTAGGTTTGCCACTGGCACAATGGCTTAAGCAACAAGGCCATACCGTGTATGCGACACGCACTACCCCTCAGGCTGTTCAAACTCTTGAAGATCAAGGTATTGAGAGCTTTGTTTGCCAACTAGATCAACCCGATGGTTTGTGCGAGGCTTTACTCGAACGGCAATGTGATACCTTAATTGGCTGCTTTCCTCCCGGTTTTCGTCAAGGTGCCGGCGAACACTATGCCAAACATTGGTATAGCTTGGTACAGCAAGCCAAGCAGGCCAATATTCAAAAGCTGGTGATGATCAGTTCTACCTCTGTGTATCCCGATATCGCCAAACCGATGAATGAGAAAGATGCCTCTTTGGCATTGGCGCTCGATAATTCGGCCTTTGATGCAAAAGCCCGCATCTTACTCAAAGCGGAACAACATGTGATCACTTCCGGCATTAATTACACCATCCTACGTTGCAGTGGCTTGATGGGTCCGAAACGCCACCCATCACGCTTTGTCAGCAAAATGGCACAAGTCAGCCGACTCGCTCCTGCGAATATGCTGCATCTGTATGACGCGATCGGGATTATTCATTTTTCGCTAGAGCAGCTTCCCAACTCGATTATTAACGCCACTACCCCCAACACAGTGAGTAAAGCGGAGTTTTATCAGGCCGCACTCAACGCAGTAGCAAGCGAACTGCCTCTGCCACCGTTGGGTGATAAAGAGGAGAAACGGATTGTGTGCGACGAATTATTGGCAGCGGGTTACCGTTTTCATTTCACTCATACCTTAGAGGCCGTACACGGTTATGAGTAA
- a CDS encoding TIGR02647 family protein, whose product MKFTQQHIDELNLLLQFDLSSAATGIKVRHDASEAVQTAVVRLYNKGLCTQPDGGYLTDEGIEIAEHADRVLRVLNV is encoded by the coding sequence ATGAAATTCACTCAACAGCATATCGATGAGCTTAATTTATTGCTGCAATTTGATTTGAGCAGCGCAGCAACGGGCATCAAAGTACGCCACGATGCTTCTGAAGCGGTACAAACAGCCGTGGTTCGTCTGTATAACAAAGGGTTATGCACTCAACCTGATGGAGGGTACCTCACCGATGAAGGCATAGAAATTGCCGAACACGCTGACCGCGTACTGCGTGTGTTAAACGTTTAA
- the focA gene encoding formate transporter FocA, producing the protein MEHNQFDSLLPPQMAERAAITGEGKAKKAAYKSFLLAISAGIQIGIAFVFYTVVTTGAHDMPYGVTKLLGGMAFSLGLILVVITGGELFTSSVLILVAKASGKISWKELVRNWTVVYFGNLCGSIILVFIMLATRQFMEDGGQLGLNAMAISQHKLHHTFLQAFALGLMCNILVCLAVWMTFSARSLTDKVMVLILPVAMFVSSGFEHCIANMFQVPMAIGIKYFAPESFWAMTGTNIAQYADLNFVNFIVNNLIPVTLGNIVGGGVFVGMWYWLIYLKD; encoded by the coding sequence ATGGAACATAACCAATTCGATTCTCTTCTCCCGCCACAGATGGCGGAACGTGCCGCCATTACGGGTGAAGGTAAAGCCAAAAAAGCGGCGTATAAATCTTTCCTGTTGGCGATTTCTGCTGGCATCCAAATTGGTATCGCCTTTGTTTTTTATACCGTAGTCACCACGGGTGCCCACGATATGCCTTACGGGGTAACTAAACTGTTGGGTGGTATGGCCTTCAGCCTCGGTTTGATTCTGGTGGTGATTACCGGTGGTGAATTATTCACCAGCTCGGTGCTGATCTTAGTGGCGAAGGCGAGTGGCAAAATCTCGTGGAAAGAGCTAGTACGCAACTGGACTGTGGTTTATTTCGGAAACCTATGCGGCTCCATTATCTTAGTGTTCATCATGCTTGCCACTCGCCAGTTTATGGAAGATGGCGGACAGTTGGGGCTAAATGCGATGGCCATTTCCCAGCACAAATTGCATCACACTTTCTTGCAAGCTTTCGCTCTTGGGTTGATGTGTAACATCCTAGTTTGTTTGGCGGTTTGGATGACCTTTAGTGCCCGCTCGTTAACCGATAAAGTGATGGTATTGATTCTGCCGGTGGCCATGTTTGTCTCTTCCGGTTTTGAGCACTGTATTGCCAATATGTTCCAAGTACCGATGGCGATTGGCATTAAGTATTTTGCGCCAGAGAGTTTTTGGGCAATGACAGGGACGAATATCGCTCAGTATGCGGATCTCAACTTCGTTAACTTCATCGTTAATAACCTTATCCCAGTGACCTTAGGTAATATTGTCGGTGGTGGCGTGTTTGTCGGAATGTGGTACTGGCTGATCTATCTGAAAGATTGA
- the torE gene encoding trimethylamine N-oxide reductase system protein TorE, with product MSDVNKIEGGEKRSLEWKSFLFITVVLFPILSVAFVGGYGFIVWMLQMFVFGPPGVHGGF from the coding sequence ATGAGTGATGTTAATAAAATTGAAGGCGGTGAAAAACGCTCTCTGGAGTGGAAGTCATTCCTCTTCATCACTGTGGTTCTTTTTCCCATCTTAAGCGTGGCTTTCGTGGGTGGATATGGATTCATTGTGTGGATGCTGCAGATGTTCGTGTTTGGCCCTCCGGGTGTGCACGGCGGCTTCTAA
- the torC gene encoding pentaheme c-type cytochrome TorC, translating into MKSLILKMWRTMTRPAVHISLGVLTLGGFIAGVIFWGGFNTALEATNTEEFCISCHTMRDNVYQELQTTVHWKNHSGVRATCPDCHVPHEWTAKIARKMQASKEVFAQIFGDLDTPEKFEERRIELAKHEWDRFAANKSLECKNCHNYESMDFEQMSATARIQMKQAAERDQSCIDCHKGIAHNLPKNMESSSGLIGELEGMASNTKYSNGETLVSVRFLPVYEDDQAKVEAGLLNPASEVKVLTEKGDMMQVEISGWRKSKGFGRVIQEDFGMNIAVVSLLKDAAMSDAIVTTGEQKVDDMTGLPWEQVSAKVWMKKEAMLNDINPVWEKAREAYKTNCSVCHTQPDEAHFDANTWPGMFDGMLAFVNFDTDSEALVLKYLQKHSSDFAEGHH; encoded by the coding sequence ATGAAATCGTTAATTTTGAAAATGTGGCGCACTATGACGCGTCCTGCGGTACACATTAGTTTGGGTGTGCTGACTCTCGGCGGCTTTATCGCTGGGGTGATTTTCTGGGGGGGCTTTAATACCGCGTTGGAAGCGACCAACACCGAAGAGTTCTGCATCAGCTGTCACACCATGCGTGACAACGTATACCAAGAACTGCAAACCACAGTGCATTGGAAAAACCACTCTGGCGTGCGCGCCACTTGTCCTGATTGTCACGTCCCCCATGAGTGGACGGCGAAAATCGCACGTAAGATGCAAGCTTCGAAAGAAGTGTTCGCGCAAATTTTTGGGGATTTAGATACACCAGAAAAGTTTGAAGAGCGCCGAATTGAATTGGCAAAACACGAGTGGGATCGCTTCGCAGCCAACAAATCCCTTGAGTGTAAAAACTGCCACAACTATGAATCGATGGATTTTGAGCAAATGTCTGCAACTGCTCGCATTCAAATGAAGCAAGCGGCAGAGCGCGATCAAAGCTGTATCGATTGTCATAAGGGCATTGCGCACAACTTACCGAAAAACATGGAGAGCTCAAGCGGCTTGATTGGTGAGCTAGAAGGTATGGCATCGAACACCAAATACTCCAATGGTGAAACCTTAGTCAGCGTGCGTTTCCTCCCTGTGTATGAAGATGATCAAGCCAAAGTGGAAGCGGGTCTCCTCAACCCAGCTTCTGAAGTGAAAGTGTTGACTGAAAAAGGCGACATGATGCAAGTGGAGATCAGCGGCTGGCGTAAATCGAAAGGCTTTGGCCGTGTGATTCAAGAAGATTTCGGTATGAACATCGCGGTGGTGTCGCTACTGAAAGATGCCGCTATGTCTGATGCGATTGTGACTACGGGTGAGCAGAAAGTCGATGACATGACGGGTCTACCTTGGGAGCAAGTCAGCGCGAAAGTGTGGATGAAAAAAGAAGCCATGCTGAACGACATCAACCCAGTTTGGGAAAAAGCGCGTGAAGCATACAAGACCAACTGTTCTGTCTGCCACACCCAACCGGATGAAGCGCACTTTGATGCCAACACTTGGCCTGGCATGTTCGACGGTATGTTGGCATTCGTCAACTTCGATACCGACAGTGAAGCGCTGGTACTCAAGTATCTGCAAAAACACTCTTCAGATTTCGCTGAAGGCCATCACTAA
- the torA gene encoding trimethylamine-N-oxide reductase TorA codes for MAITRRSFLKGVATTSAASIIGPSLLTSVSAQAAETTGTWKVSGSHWGAFRAHIYGGKVQELKALELDTHPTEMLNGIQGILYSPSRVRYPMVRLDWLKKHKYSAETRGNNRFIRVTWDEAIDLFYRELERVQKQYGPWALHAGQTGWNQTGAFHNCTAMMQRAVGMHGNYITKVGDYSTGAGQTIMPYVLGSTEVYAQGTSWTEILENSDNIILWANDPVKNLQVGWNCETHQSFSYLDQLKEKVAKGEINVVSVDPVKNKTQRFLQNDHLYINPQTDVAFMLAVAHVLYTENLYDKKFIETYCLGFEEFIPYVLGKSKDKVEKTPEWAATICGVKPEAIRDFARMLVNGRTQLLFGWCIQRQEHGEQPYWMGAVLAAMIGQIGLPGGGISYGHHYSGIGVPSTGFAGPGGFPRNLDQGAKPKWDNNDFNGYSSTIPVARWIDAILEPGKKINHNGNTVTLPGFKMMVISGCNPWHHHQDRNKMKLAFQKLETVVTIDFSWTATCRFSDIVLPACTQWERNDIDSYGSYSGKGLIAMHRLVDPLFQSRTDFEIMTELTRRFGREKEYTRDMDEMMWVRSLYNECKKANEGKFAMPEFDEFWEKGFLDFGTGTPWVRHADFRKDPEINALGTPSGFIEITSRKIGRYGYEHCQEHPMWFEKTERSHGGPGSDKYPFWLQSCHPDKRLHSQMCEAEAFRATYAVQGREPVYINPIDAKAKGIKDGDLVRVFNDRGQLLAGAVLSDSYPRGVIRIEEGAWYGPLTEKVGAICTYGDPNTLTLDLGTSELAQATSANTCIVDFEKFRGEVPPVTSFGGPIEVI; via the coding sequence ATGGCGATTACACGAAGAAGTTTTCTGAAAGGTGTCGCAACCACCAGTGCGGCGTCGATCATTGGCCCAAGCCTACTGACCTCAGTTTCTGCCCAAGCGGCAGAAACCACGGGAACTTGGAAAGTCTCCGGTTCTCACTGGGGCGCCTTCCGCGCCCACATCTACGGCGGTAAGGTACAAGAGCTGAAAGCGTTGGAGTTGGATACCCACCCAACGGAAATGCTGAACGGCATTCAAGGCATTCTGTACAGCCCATCTCGCGTGCGTTACCCAATGGTGCGTCTCGATTGGCTGAAAAAACACAAATACAGCGCGGAAACCCGTGGTAACAACCGTTTTATCCGTGTGACTTGGGATGAAGCGATTGACCTGTTCTACCGCGAACTCGAGCGCGTTCAGAAGCAATACGGCCCTTGGGCGCTGCACGCAGGTCAAACAGGTTGGAACCAAACCGGTGCTTTCCACAACTGTACCGCGATGATGCAGCGCGCTGTGGGTATGCATGGTAACTACATCACCAAAGTCGGGGATTACTCAACCGGTGCTGGCCAAACCATCATGCCTTACGTGCTAGGTTCGACCGAAGTTTACGCACAAGGGACTTCTTGGACTGAGATTTTAGAAAACTCAGACAACATCATCTTGTGGGCAAACGATCCAGTGAAAAACCTGCAAGTGGGTTGGAACTGTGAAACACACCAGTCTTTCAGCTATCTCGATCAATTGAAAGAGAAAGTGGCGAAAGGCGAGATCAACGTTGTTTCTGTTGACCCAGTGAAAAACAAAACACAGCGTTTTTTGCAAAATGATCACTTATACATCAACCCACAAACTGACGTGGCGTTTATGTTGGCGGTCGCGCATGTGCTGTATACCGAAAATCTGTACGACAAGAAGTTCATCGAAACTTACTGCTTGGGCTTTGAAGAATTCATCCCTTACGTGCTGGGTAAGAGCAAAGATAAGGTTGAGAAAACGCCTGAGTGGGCTGCGACAATCTGTGGCGTGAAACCAGAGGCGATTCGTGATTTCGCCCGTATGTTGGTGAACGGTCGTACTCAGTTGCTGTTCGGTTGGTGTATCCAACGCCAAGAACACGGTGAGCAGCCGTACTGGATGGGCGCGGTATTGGCGGCCATGATTGGTCAAATTGGCCTACCGGGCGGTGGTATCTCTTACGGTCACCACTATTCAGGCATCGGCGTACCATCAACGGGTTTTGCGGGGCCTGGCGGTTTCCCACGTAACCTCGATCAAGGCGCGAAGCCAAAGTGGGATAACAATGATTTCAACGGCTACAGCAGCACGATTCCGGTTGCACGGTGGATTGATGCGATTCTTGAGCCGGGTAAGAAGATCAACCATAACGGTAATACAGTGACGCTGCCGGGCTTCAAGATGATGGTGATTTCTGGTTGTAACCCATGGCATCACCATCAAGACCGCAACAAGATGAAGCTTGCGTTCCAAAAACTGGAAACCGTGGTGACGATTGATTTCAGTTGGACTGCAACGTGCCGCTTCTCTGACATCGTACTGCCTGCTTGTACCCAGTGGGAACGTAACGACATTGACTCTTATGGCTCATACTCAGGTAAAGGCCTGATTGCAATGCATCGTTTAGTTGACCCGCTGTTCCAATCACGTACTGACTTTGAAATTATGACTGAGCTGACTCGTCGCTTTGGCCGTGAAAAAGAGTACACCCGTGATATGGACGAGATGATGTGGGTTCGTTCACTGTATAACGAGTGTAAGAAAGCCAACGAAGGTAAATTTGCCATGCCAGAATTTGATGAGTTCTGGGAAAAGGGCTTCCTTGATTTTGGTACGGGTACACCTTGGGTCCGCCATGCTGATTTCCGCAAAGATCCCGAAATCAATGCACTGGGTACGCCTTCTGGTTTTATCGAAATTACGTCACGTAAAATCGGTCGCTACGGTTATGAACACTGCCAAGAACACCCAATGTGGTTTGAGAAAACCGAACGTTCACACGGTGGTCCGGGCTCTGACAAATATCCGTTCTGGTTGCAATCGTGCCACCCAGACAAACGTCTGCACTCGCAAATGTGTGAAGCGGAAGCGTTCCGTGCCACTTACGCTGTGCAAGGTCGTGAACCGGTGTACATCAACCCGATAGATGCTAAAGCCAAAGGTATTAAAGATGGCGACTTGGTGCGCGTGTTCAACGATCGTGGCCAGCTATTAGCGGGCGCGGTGCTGAGTGATAGCTACCCACGCGGTGTGATCCGGATTGAAGAGGGCGCTTGGTATGGCCCGCTGACTGAAAAAGTCGGGGCGATCTGTACTTACGGTGATCCCAATACACTGACTCTCGATCTTGGTACGTCAGAGCTGGCGCAAGCCACTTCTGCGAATACCTGTATCGTCGATTTTGAGAAATTCCGTGGTGAAGTTCCTCCTGTGACCTCATTCGGTGGCCCAATCGAAGTCATCTAA